A stretch of Triticum aestivum cultivar Chinese Spring chromosome 1D, IWGSC CS RefSeq v2.1, whole genome shotgun sequence DNA encodes these proteins:
- the LOC123181753 gene encoding serine/threonine-protein kinase TOR isoform X3 has protein sequence MKPSPHFPEIGKKSKDLIPKDHSFNIAAYISSGADVIAAALRKHVEEEARDLSGEAFLRFMDQLYEQISSLLQSNDVSENLLALRAIDALIDMPFGEGASKVSKFASFLRNVFEVKRDPEILVPASTVLGHLAKAGGAMTADEVERQIKTALGWLEGDRVEYRRFAAVLILKEMAENASTTFNVHVPEFVDAIWVALRDPKQAVRERAVEALRACLHVIEKRETRWRVQWYYRMCEAAQVGLGKNASVHSIHGSLLAVGELLRNTGEFMMSRYREVADIVLTYLKHRDQLVRRSITSLLPRIAHFLRDRFVTNYLKICMEHILFVLRTPDERASGFVALGEMAGALGAELVPSLPSITPLLHEAIAPRRGRPSLEAITCVGSFAKAMGLAMERHIRGGLLDAMFSAGLSDKLVDALESISTSIPSLLPTIQERLLDCIAQALPKSSTRSGSTVNRATRSNSFQHFVDSSGPVLVQLALRTLANFNFKGHELLELARESVILYLEDEDSSTRKAAAICCCRLVAHSLSASSTSQFSSNRSNRMGGAKRRRLVEEIVEKLLIAAVADADVGVRSSVFRALYRNPTFDDFLAQADILTSIFVALNDEEYGVRELAILVAGRLSEKNPAYVLPALRRYLIQLLTYLDQSMDSKCREESARLLGCLIRSCPWLILPYIAPIHKALVARLCEGTGPMANIVLAAGVLATVGELAKVGGFAMRQYLPELMPLVVDALLDGGSVSKREVAVATLGQVIQSTGYVIAPYNEYPPLLGLLLKLLNGELEWSTRLEVLKVLGIMGALDPHAHKRNQHNLTGQHNLPGQHREVLRPTVETAQHIVSMEEAPTDFWPSFSASEDYYSTVAISSLMRILRDPSLASYHQMVVGSLIFVFKSMGLGCVPYLPKVLPELFRAVRMCEDGGLKEFITWKLGTLISIVRQHIRKYLQDILSLVSELWTSSFSLPAPKRTIQGPQGSPVLHLVEQLCLALNDEFRVYLLHILPSCIQVLGDAERCNDYCYVPDILHTLEVFGGNLDEHMHLVAPVLVRLFKVELVDIRRRAIITLTKLIPKVGTHVSALVHHLKLVLDGNNDDLRKEAAEALCSLAHALGEEFTIFIPSIRKLLVKHHLRYKKWDETENRLLRRELFISDNLSVQKYTQCPPDVISDPLDDFEGVPSEEADETQRQPRSHQVNDVRLRSAGEASQRSTREDWAEWMRHFSIALLKESPSPALRTCARLAQLQPSVGRELFAAGFASCWAQMTESSQEQLVRSLKTAFSSQNIPPEILATLLNLAEFMEHDEKPLPIDTRLLGALAEKCRAYAKALHYKEMEFEAVCSKKMGANPVTVVESLIHINNQLHQHEAAIGILTYSQQHLEVQLKESWYEKLHRWDEALRAYTMKSSQASGPLQHSQNLDATLGRMRCLASLARWEDLSTLCREQWTGAEPPARLEMAPMAANAAWHMGEWDQMSEYVSRLDDGDENKLRSLGNTTASGDGSSNGAFFRAVLSVRCKKYEEARVYVERARRCLATELAPLVLESYERAYNNMVRVQQLSELEEVIDYCTLPMESPIADGRRELIRNMWNERIKGTKRNVEVWQALLAVRELVLPPNEDRDTWIRFAKLCWKSGRISQAKSTLVKLLQFDPESSPELTLYHAHPQVVLAYLKYQYAVGDELKRKDAFSRLQDLSVQIATATNSYSGMLVSHGAISSAGVPLTARVYLTLASWKRALSPGLDDDAIQEILVSYKNATLSAKDWGKAWHSWALFNTEVMSRYTLRGRPDIAGKYVVAAVTGYFYSIACASTTKGVDDSLQDILRLLTLWFNHGATSEVQMALEKGFTLVKIEMWLVVLPQIIARIHSNNRIVRELIQELLVRIGKGHPQALMYPLLVACKSISILRQRAAQEVVDKIRKHSGGLVDQAQLVSKELIRVAILWHEMWHEALEEASRMYFGEHNIDGMLAVLEPLHAMLERGAETIKENTFIQAYGHELLEAHECCLKYRATGEDAELTKAWDLYYHVFRRIDKQLPSLTTLDLHSVSPELLKCRKLELAVPGTYSADSPLVTIEYFVPQLIVITSKQRPRKLTIHGSDGEDYAFLLKGHEDLRQDERVMQLFGLVNTLLENSRKTSEKDLSIQRYAVIPLSPNSGLIGWVPNCDTLHALIREYRDARKIFLNQEHRLMLAFAPDYDHLPLIAKVEVFQHALQNTEGNDLAKVLWLKSRTSEVWLERRTNYTRSLAVMSMAGYLLGLGDRHPSNLMLDRFSGKILHIDFGDCFEASMNREKFPEKVPFRLTRMLVKAMEVSGIEGTFRTTCENVMQVLRTNKDSVMAMMEAFVHDPLINWRLFNFNEVPQVSNYGNAHTHTVVSSEEAAPSEELMQPPRGAREKELLQAVNQLGDANEVLNERAVAVMARMSHKLTGRDFSSGSALSGAGGSSQHGSEHLASVDAREVEPGLSVKVQVQKLILQATSHENLCQNYVGWCPFW, from the exons GATGTTATTGCTGCTGCCCTGCGAAAGCATGTCGAGGAGGAAGCTCGAGATCTCAGCGGTGAAGCTTTTCTTAGGTTTATGGATCAGCTCTATGAGCAGATATCTAGTTTATTGCAAAGTAACGATGTTTCTGAAAATTTGCTGGCTCTCCGTGCTATCGATGCATTGATTGATATGCCCTTCGGAGAAGGTGCTTCAAAGGTCTCCAAGTTCGCCAGTTTCTTGAGAAATGTGTTTGAAGTAAAGCGTGACCCTGAAATCCTAGTTCCAGCGAGTACTGTGCTTGGTCATTTAGCAAAAGCTGGGGGAGCAATGACTGCAGATGAAGTTGAGCGACAG ATTAAAACTGCTTTAGGGTGGCTTGAGGGGGACCGAGTAGAGTATCGTCGGTTTGCAGCTGTTCTTATTCTCAAA GAGATGGCTGAGAATGCTTCCACAACTTTCAATGTTCATGTTCCTGAATTTGTTGATGCTATATGGGTAGCACTGAGAGACCCCAAACAGGCTGTGCGTGAACGAGCAGTGGAAGCCTTGCGTGCTTGTCTTCATGTTATAGAAAAGCGGGAGACACGGTGGCGTGTACAGTG GTATTACCGCATGTGTGAAGCAGCGCAAGTGGGACTTGGCAAAAATGCTTCTGTTCATAGCATCCATGGGTCATTATTGGCTGTTGGAGAATTGTTGAG GAATACCGGGGAATTTATGATGTCTAGGTACAGAGAAGTGGCTGATATAGTCCTCACGTACTTGAAACACCGGGATCAGCTTGTTCGTCGTAGTATAACATCTCTTCTTCCTCGAATTGCTCACTTCCTGCGAGACAGATTTGTGACCAACTACCTTAAG ATATGCATGGAACATATCTTGTTTGTTCTACGTACCCCGGATGAGCGTGCTAGTGGGTTTGTTGCTCTGGGAGAGATGGCTGGTGCTTTGGGTGCAGAACTTGTGCCCAGTTTGCCCTCAATTACCCCACTTCTGCATGAAGCA ATTGCTCCTCGCAGAGGACGCCCATCTCTTGAGGCTATTACTTGTGTTGGAAGCTTTGCAAAAGCCATGGGTCTTGCAATGGAACGCCATATTCGTGGTGGGCTGCTAGATGCCATGTTTTCTGCCGGTCTTTCTGATAAACTTGTAGATGCACTTGAGTCTATAAGTACCAG CATCCCGTCTCTACTGCCAACTATACAAGAGCGTTTATTGGATTGTATAGCTCAAGCACTTCCAAAGTCATCTACGAGGTCTGGTTCTACTGTTAATCGAGCAACCAGATCCAACAGTTTCCAGCACTTTGTGGATTCTAGTGGTCCAGTGCTTGTCCAACTTGCTCTGCGTACCCTGGCAAACTTTAACTTTAAG GGTCATGAGCTCCTGGAATTGGCAAGAGAGAGTGTCATCCTTTATCTGGAAGATGAGGATAGCAGTACCCGAAAAGCTGCTGCGATATGCTGTTGCAGATTAGTTGCACACTCTCTTTCTGCTTCGTCTACTTCACAGTTCAGTTCAAATAGGTCAAATCGTATGGGAGGAGCTAAGCGCCGTCGTCTTGTAGAAGAG ATAGTGGAAAAACTTCTTATTGCTGCAGTTGCTGATGCTGATGTTGGTGTTAGGAGTTCAGTCTTCAGGGCTCTGTACCGCAATCCGACTTTTGATGATTTCTTGGCCCAAGCTGACATCCTGACTTCAATTTTTGTTGCCTTAAATGACGAG GAGTACGGTGTAAGAGAATTGGCAATTTTAGTTGCAGGCAGATTGTCTGAAAAAAACCCTGCATATGTACTGCCTGCCCTTCGTCGCTATCTTATACAGTTGCTCACTTATCTTGATCAAAG TATGGATAGCAAGTGTAGAGAGGAAAGTGCTAGATTGTTGGGCTGCTTAATTAGGAGCTGTCCATGGCTAATACTTCCTTATATTGCTCCAATTCACAAG GCACTGGTGGCTAGACTTTGTGAAGGAACAGGACCAATGGCCAATATTGTGCTTGCTGCGGGAGTGCTTGCCACTGTCGGGGAACTGGCCAAAGTG GGTGGTTTTGCAATGAGGCAATATCTTCCTGAGCTAATGCCTCTGGTTGTGGATGCTCTTTTGGATGGAGGTTCTGTGAGCAAAAGGGAAGTTGCAGTAGCAACCCTTGGACAAGTTATTCAAAGCACAGG CTATGTTATTGCTCCCTATAATGAATATCCTCCGTTGCTTGGCTTACTCTTGAAGTTGCTGAATGGTGAATTGGAATGGTCGACTAGATTGGAAGTTCTGAAG GTTTTAGGGATTATGGGTGCGTTGGACCCTCATGCACATAAGCGTAATCAACATAATTTAACTGGTCAACATAATTTACCTGGTCAACATAGAGAGGTTCTACGTCCAACAGTTGAGACTGCACAACATATCGTTTCCATGGAAGAGGCACCAACTGATTTCTGGCCATCTTTTTCGGCGTCTGAGGACTACTATTCAACG GTTGCAATTAGTTCTCTCATGCGAATTCTCCGAGATCCTTCCCTTGCAAGTTATCATCAAATGGTTGTTGGCTCTCTTATCTTCGTTTTTAAG TCAATGGGCCTTGGCTGTGTTCCCTATCTACCAAAG GTTCTCCCTGAGCTATTCCGCGCCGTTCGTATGTGCGAGGATGGTGGTTTGAAAGAGTTCATAACCTGGAAACTCGGGACATTAATATCTATTGTTCGACAG CACATTCGGAAGTATTTACAAGACATACTCTCTCTTGTCTCCGAATTATGGACTTCCTCGTTCAGCCTTCCTGCACCAAAGCGGACTATACAGGGCCCACAGGGTTCTCCA GTTCTTCATCTTGTTGAGCAACTATGCTTAGCATTGAATGATGAGTTCAGAGTGTATTTACTCCATATTTTGCCAAGTTGTATTCAAGTCTTGGGTGATGCTGAACGCTGCAATGATTATTGCTATGTGCCTGACATATTACACACACTCGAAGTGTTTGGCG GAAATTTGGATGAGCACATGCACTTGGTTGCTCCAGTGCTTGTTCGTTTATTTAAAGTGGAGCTAGTTGACATCCGACGGCGTGCTATCATTACTTTAACTAAGCTTATACCTAAG GTTGGTACTCATGTATCGGCGTTAGTGCATCATCTGAAGCTCGTCTTGGATGG AAACAATGATGATTTACGGAAAGAAGCTGCAGAGGCGCTCTGCTCGCTCGCACATGCTCTCGGAGAGGAATTTACAATTTTCATACCATCAATACGCAAACTTCTTGTGAAGCACCATTTGCGG TACAAAAAATGGGATGAGACTGAAAATCGATTACTAAGGCGAGAACTGTTCATCTCCGATAACTTGTCAGTACAGAAGTACACACAGTGTCCACCTGATGTCATTAGTGACCCCCTTGATGATTTTGAGGGTGTTCCTTCTGAGGAAGCTGATGAAACACAGCGGCAACCAAGAAGTCATCAA GTCAACGATGTTCGGTTGAGAAGTGCTGGCGAGGCTTCTCAGAGAAGTACTAGAGAAGATTGGGCTGAATGGATGAGGCACTTTAGTATTGCACTTCTCAAAGAGTCACCATCTCCAGCTCTACGCACTTGTGCAAGGCTAGCACAGCTTCAG CCCTCTGTTGGACGCGAGTTGTTTGCTGCGGGTTTTGCAAGTTGCTGGGCCCAAATGACCGAATCATCCCAAGAGCAACTAGTGAGAAGTCTCAAGACAGCATTCTCATCTCAAAACATACCACCAGAAATTCTTGCAACGCTGTTGAACTTG GCAGAGTTTATGGAACATGATGAGAAGCCTCTTCCAATTGATACTAGGCTGCTTGGCGCACTTGCTGAGAAG TGTCGAGCATATGCAAAAGCCCTCCATTATAAAGAAATGGAGTTTGAAGCTGTATGTTCAAAGAAGATGGGTGCAAATCCTGTTACAGTGGTTGAATCCCTTATTCATATTAACAATCAACTGCACCAGCATGAG GCAGCTATTGGAATACTGACTTACTCACAACAGCATCTAGAAGTTCAGTTGAAGGAATCCTG GTATGAGAAATTGCACCGTTGGGATGAGGCCCTAAGGGCATATACCATGAAGTCATCTCAAGCATCTGGCCCTTTACAACACAGCCAAAATTTGGATGCTACATTGG GGAGGATGAGGTGCCTAGCATCCTTGGCTCGGTGGGAAGATTTAAGCACATTATGCAGGGAGCAATGGACTGGTGCAGAACCGCCTGCTCGACTGGAAATGGCTCCAATG GCTGCAAATGCTGCTTGGCATATGGGTGAGTGGGACCAGATGTCTGAATATGTTTCTCGTCTGGATGATGGGGACGAAAACAAGCTCCGCTCGTTGGGTAACACAACTGCTAGTGGTGATGGAAGCAGTAATGGTGCTTTCTTTAGGGCTGTTCTTTCAGTTCGTTGCAAAAAG TATGAAGAAGCTCGTGTATATGTTGAGAGAGCTCGGCGGTGTTTGGCAACTGAACTTGCACCATTG GTACTTGAGAGTTATGAGCGTGCTTATAATAACATGGTGCGGGTTCAGCAGCTTTCAGAACTCGAAGAG GTGATTGATTACTGCACTCTTCCGATGGAAAGTCCAATTGCTGATGGGCGAAGGGAACTTATCCGTAATATGTGGAATGAGCGCATTAAAGGAACAAAACGGAACGTTGAG GTGTGGCAAGCCCTACTTGCTGTTAGAGAGTTGGTTCTTCCTCCTAATGAAGACAGAGATACCTGGATAAGATTTGCTAAACTTTGCTGGAAGAGTGGACGTATTAGTCAGGCTAAATCTACTTTAGTCAAACTTTTACAG TTTGATCCTGAATCTTCTCCTGAGTTGACACTGTATCATGCACATCCTCAAGTAGTCCTGGCTTACCTGAAGTACCAGTATGCTGTTGGAGATGAGCTTAAACGAAAGGACGCATTTTCTAGGCTACAG GATCTGTCAGTGCAGATTGCAACAGCCACAAATAGTTACTCTGGAATGCTAGTAAGCCATGGTGCTATATCAAGTGCTGGAGTACCACTTACTGCCCGTGTCTATTTGACACTTGCTAGCTGGAAGAGAGCACTGTCACCTGGATTGGATGATGATGCCATTCAAG AAATATTGGTTTCCTACAAAAATGCCACATTAAGTGCCAAGGACTGGGGCAAGGCATGGCATTCGTGGGCTTTGTTCAACACTGAAGTCATGTCCCGATATACTTTGCGAGGCCGTCCAGATATAGCAGGAAAATATGTTGTTGCAGCAGTAACAGGATATTTCTACTCTATTGCGTGTGCATCTACAACTAAAGGTGTCGATGATAGCTTGCAG GATATTCTCCGTCTCTTGACTCTTTGGTTCAACCATGGGGCAACCTCAGAGGTTCAAATGGCATTGGAGAAAGGCTTTACACTTGTCAAGATCGAAATGTGGTTGGTTGTGCTACCCCAGATAATTGCCAGGATTCATTCAAACAATAGAATAGTTAGAGAACTGATACAAGAATTGCTAGTTCGAATTGGAAAGGGGCATCCGCAG GCATTGATGTATCCTCTTTTGGTTGCTTGCAAATCAATAAGTATATTAAGGCAACGTGCAGCACAGGAGGTCGTTGATAAGATCCGCAAGCATAGTGGAGGCCTTGTTGATCAG GCGCAGCTTGTTTCAAAGGAACTGATACGAGTTGCCATTTTGTGGCATGAGATGTGGCATGAAGCTCTTGAGGAAGCTAGCAGGATGTATTTTGGTGAGCACAATATCGATGGAATGCTTGCGGTACTTGAGCCATTGCATGCAATGCTTGAGAGAGGGGCTGAGACAATAAAAGAGAACACTTTCATTCAG GCCTATGGACATGAATTACTTGAAGCCCACGAATGCTGCTTAAAATATCGCGCTACTGGAGAGGATGCTGAGCTAACTAAG GCATGGGATTTGTATTACCATGTTTTCAGAAGAATCGACAAACAGCTTCCAAGTCTTACAACTCTTGATTTGCAT TCTGTTTCACCTGAGCTGCTCAAATGTCGAAAGTTGGAGCTTGCTGTACCAGGAACTTATTCTGCAG ATTCACCACTAGTGACTATCGAGTATTTTGTTCCGCAATTGATTGTTATtacatccaaacaaagaccaaggAAACTGACAATTCATGGAAGTGATGGCGAGGATTATGCATTCTTGCTTAAAGGTCATGAAGATTTAAGACAAGATGAACGCGTTATGCAG CTTTTTGGTCTGGTGAATACTCTCCTGGAGAACTCAAGGAAAACATCAGAGAAAGATTTGTCGATCCAAAGATATGCTGTTATTCCCTTGTCTCCTAACAGTGGATTAATTGGATGGGTACCTAATTGTGACACGCTTCATGCTCTGATCCGTGAATACAGAGATGCAAGGAAG ATTTTCTTAAATCAAGAGCACAGACTTATGTTGGCGTTTGCACCCGATTATGACCACTTACCCCTCATCGCGAAGGTGGAAGTATTTCAGCATGCTCTGCAGAATACCGAAGGAAATGACCTTGCAAAG GTTCTCTGGCTGAAAAGTCGAACATCCGAAGTATGGCTTGAGCGGCGTACAAATTATACAAGAAGCCTGGCTGTTATGAGCATG GCTGGCTATTTGCTTGGGTTAGGAGATCGGCATCCAAGCAATCTTATGTTAGATCGTTTTAG TGGGAAAATTTTACACATTGACTTTGGAGACTGTTTCGAGGCATCAATGAATCGAGAAAAGTTCCCTGAAAAA GTACCATTCCGTTTGACTAGAATGCTCGTGAAAGCTATGGAAGTTAGTGGTATTGAGGGTACTTTCAGAACAACTTGTGAAAATGTGATGCAAGTCCTCCGAACAAACAAGGACAGCGTCATGGCTATGATGGAG GCATTTGTACATGACCCGCTGATCAATTGGCGTTTGTTCAATTTCAATGAAGTTCCTCAAGTTTCAAACTATGGAAATGCTCATACTCATACAGTGGTCAGTAGTGAAGAAGCTGCTCCTAGTGAAGAGCTCATGCAGCCTCCTCGAGGAGCCCGCGAGAAGGAACTGCTACAG GCGGTCAATCAACTCGGTGACGCTAATGAGGTTTTAAACGAGCGTGCTGTAGCTGTCATGGCACGGATGAGTCACAAGCTAACAGGGCGTGACTTTTCTTCTGGATCAGCCTTGTCAGGCGCCGGCGGCTCAAGTCAACATGGCAGTGAACATTTAGCCTCAGTAGATGCTCGGGAGGTAGAACCTGGATTATCCGTGAAGGTTCAGGTTCAGAAGCTTATACTTCAAGCGACTTCACATGAAAATTTGTGCCAGAACTATGTCGG GTGGTGCCCGTTTTGGTGA